The following are encoded in a window of Scophthalmus maximus strain ysfricsl-2021 chromosome 6, ASM2237912v1, whole genome shotgun sequence genomic DNA:
- the LOC118308749 gene encoding NACHT, LRR and PYD domains-containing protein 12-like isoform X27 — translation MEEHVGASPLRPEKMSDLEEDEDRTESPVSSCVSMNSDRSKGRMPNFSGEPGPSHSEQRSESPVSSCVSMKSDRSKGRPPNFSREPGPSHSEEKRSHVSEEKLPSCCASCQDVLKDPVSTSCGHWLCRRCITSYWDQSGSPGESSCPQCGKRSRTGPGAQTADRGLQQVLDEHKISLRRRCERVTEGSDDRGSETLLNRIFTELYITEGQSEEVNTQHEVRQLETTSKKKTLHETPIKCHDIFKDGPDQQRRIRVVLTNGVAGVGKSFSVQKFTLDWAEGLENQDVSLLILLSFRELNLMKDQQHSLLTLLHAFHPTLQKVTEEKLAVCRLLFIFDGLDESRRSLDFNHREVVSDVTQRSSVNVLLTNLIQGNLLPSALVWITSRPSAANQIPPTCVDRVTEVRGFTDAQREEYFRRRFSDEELSSRIISHVKTSRSLHIMCQIPVFCWISATVLEHMLTTDQREELPKTLTDLYSHFLLVQTRRKKDKYHEGRETSPQELTEAEMEVLLKLGRLAFEHLQTGNIMFYQEDLEHCGLDVTEASVYSGVCTEIFRRECVIFQKTVYCFVHLSVQEFLAAVYMFHCYTNKHRKVVNDFLVKNWNNTRDSPMEDFLKTTMKKSLESQNGHLDLFVRFLHGLCLESNQRLLSGLMGQRENDPKIIQRVINNLKKMNSDKISPDRSINIFHCLMEMNDLSVHQEIQEFLKSENRSEKKLSEIHCSALAYMLQMSEEVLDELDLKKYNASDKGRQRLIPAVRNCRKARLTDCRLSKTHCEVVASALKSDPSHLRELDLSGNFSLKDSGVKVLFAGLESPHCRLETLGLRGCRLSEISCSSLASALKSNSSHLRELDLNYNKLQDSGVKELCGFLESPHCRLETLRLMSCSLSDISCSSLASVLKSNSSHLRELDLNLNGLQNSDLKKLKSFLSEAQRAETDREREESANQTSQKLDDVT, via the exons ATGGAGGAACA tgttggagcttcacctctcagaccagagaagatgagtgatctggaggaagatgaggacagaacagagtctccagtgtccagctgtgtgtccatgaaTAGTGACCGGTCCAAAGGTCGTATGCCAAACTTCAGTGGtgaacctggaccctcacacTCTGA ACAAAgatcagagtctccagtgtccagctgtgtgtccatgaaGAGTGACCGGTCCAAAGGTCGTCCTCCAAACTTCAGTCGtgaacctggaccctcacacTCTGA agagaagaggagtcatGTTTCTGAGGAGAAGCTGCCGTCCTGCTGTGCTTCTTGTCAGGACGTCCTGAAGGATCCAGTCTCCACCAGCTGTGGACACTGGCTCTGCAGACGCTGCATCACCTCATACTGGGACCAGTCGGGTTCACCAGGAGAGTCCTCCTGTCCCCAGTGTGGAAAAAGATCCAGAACAGGACCTGGAGctcagacagcag ATCGTGGTCTTCAGCAGGTTCTAGATGAACATAAGAtcagtctgaggaggagatgtgaacgtgtgactgaaggaagtgatgacagaggaagtgaaacccTCCTCAACAGGATCTTCACTGAGCTCTAcatcacagagggacagagtgaagaggtcAATACCCAACATGAGGTGAGGCAGCTGGAGACGACTTCCAAGAAGAAGACCCTCCATGAAACTCCCATCAAGTGCCACGACATCTTTAAAGACGGACCCGACCAGCAGAGACGCATCAGAGTCGTCCTGACGAACGGCGTCGCTGGCGTTGGAAAAAGCTTCTCAGTGCAGAAGTTCACTCTGGACTGGGCCGAGGGTTTGGAAAACCAAGACGTCAGTCTGCTGATTCTGCTTTCGTTCAGGGAGCTGAACCTGATGAAAGACCAGCAGCACAGTCTTCTCACGCTGCTCCATGCTTTCCATCCAACATTACAgaaggtcacagaggagaagctcgctgtctgtagactgttgttcatctttgacGGCCTGGATGAAAGCAGACGTTCTCTGGATTTCAACCACAGGGaggttgtgtctgatgtcacacagaggTCATCAGTCAACGTGCTGCTGACGAACCTCATCCAGGGGAATCTGCTTCCCTCCGCTCTTGTCTGGATAACTTCTCGACCTTCTGCGGCCAATCAGATCCCTCCAACTTGTGTTGACAGGGTAACAGAAGTACGAGGCTTCACCGACGCCCAGAGGGAGGAGTACTTCAGGAGAAggttcagtgatgaagagctgtCCAGCAGAATCATCTCACACGTGAAGACGTCCAGGAGCCTCCACATCATGTGTCAAATCCCAGTCTTCTGCTGGATCAGTGCTACAGTTCTGGAGCACATGttgaccacagaccagagagaagagctgcccaagaccctgactgacctgtactcacacttcctgctggttcagacaaggaggaagaaagacaagtATCATGAAGGACGTGAGACGAGTCCACAGGAGCTGACGGAGGCTGAAATGGAAGTTCTCCTGAAGCTGGGGAGGCTGGCGTTTGAACatctgcagacaggaaacatcatgTTCTACCAAGAAGACCTGGAGCACTGTGGTCTTGACGTCACAGAGGCCTCGGTGTACTCAGGAGTTTGTACTGAGATTTTcagaagagagtgtgtgatCTTCCAGAAAACCGTCTACTGCTTTGTTCATCTGAGCGTTCAGGAGTTCCTGGCTGCAGTCTACATGTTCCACTGTtacaccaacaaacacagaaaagtaGTCAACGACTTCCTGGTAAAAAATTGGAACAACACACGTGACTCTCCTATGGAAGACTTTCTAAAGACGACCATGAAGAAATCCCTTGAAAGTCAAAATGGCCACCTGGATCTGTTTGTTCGCTTCCTTCATGGCCTCTGTCTGGAGTCCAACCAGAGACTCTTAAGCGGCCTGATGGGTCAGAGAGAAAACGATCCAAAGATCATCCAGAGAGTCATCAACAACCTGAAGAAGATGAACAGTGATAAAATCTCTCCTGACAGAAGCATCAACATCTTCCACTGTCTGATGGAGATGAACGACCTCTCAGTACATCAGGAGATCCAAGAGTTCCTGAAGtcagagaacagatcagagaagAAACTCTCTGAGatccactgctctgctctggcctACATGCTGCAGATGTCAGAGGAGGTTCTGGATGAGTTGGATCTGAAGAAGTACAACGCGTCAGATAAGGGACGACAGAGACTGATCCCAGCTGTGAGGAACTGCAGAAAGGCTCG acttactgACTGTCGACTCTCAAAGACTCACTGTGAAGTcgtggcctcagctctgaagtccgacccctcccacctgagagaacTGGACCTGAGTGGAAACTTCTCCCTgaaggattcaggagtgaaggttCTGTTTGCTGGACTGGAGAGTCCACATTGTAGACTGGAGACTCTGGG gttgaggggctgcaggttgtcagagatcagctgttcttctctggcctcagctctgaagtccaactcctcccacctgagagaactggacctgaactacaacaagctgcaggattcaggagtgaaggagctgtgtggttttctggagagtccacactgtcgactggagactctgag GTTGatgagctgcagtttgtcagatatcagctgttcttctctggcctcagttctgaagtccaactcctcccacctgagagaacTGGACCTGAACCTTAACGGGCTGCAGAATTCAGACCTGAAGAAGCTGAAGAGTTTCCTCAGTGAagctcagagagcagagacagacagagagagagaagagtcggCCAATCAGACGAGCCAGAAGCTCGATGACGTCACATGA
- the LOC118308749 gene encoding NACHT, LRR and PYD domains-containing protein 12-like isoform X25 — translation MEEHVGASPLRPEKMSDLEEDEDRTESPVSSCVSMNSDRSKGRMPNFSGEPGPSHSEQRSESPVSSCVSMKSDRSKGRPPNFSREPGPSHSEEKRSHVSEEKLPSCCASCQDVLKDPVSTSCGHWLCRRCITSYWDQSGSPGESSCPQCGKRSRTGPGAQTAGQSSSLQNRGLQQVLDEHKISLRRRCERVTEGSDDRGSETLLNRIFTELYITEGQSEEVNTQHEVRQLETTSKKKTLHETPIKCHDIFKDGPDQQRRIRVVLTNGVAGVGKSFSVQKFTLDWAEGLENQDVSLLILLSFRELNLMKDQQHSLLTLLHAFHPTLQKVTEEKLAVCRLLFIFDGLDESRRSLDFNHREVVSDVTQRSSVNVLLTNLIQGNLLPSALVWITSRPSAANQIPPTCVDRVTEVRGFTDAQREEYFRRRFSDEELSSRIISHVKTSRSLHIMCQIPVFCWISATVLEHMLTTDQREELPKTLTDLYSHFLLVQTRRKKDKYHEGRETSPQELTEAEMEVLLKLGRLAFEHLQTGNIMFYQEDLEHCGLDVTEASVYSGVCTEIFRRECVIFQKTVYCFVHLSVQEFLAAVYMFHCYTNKHRKVVNDFLVKNWNNTRDSPMEDFLKTTMKKSLESQNGHLDLFVRFLHGLCLESNQRLLSGLMGQRENDPKIIQRVINNLKKMNSDKISPDRSINIFHCLMEMNDLSVHQEIQEFLKSENRSEKKLSEIHCSALAYMLQMSEEVLDELDLKKYNASDKGRQRLIPAVRNCRKARLTDCRLSKTHCEVVASALKSDPSHLRELDLSGNFSLKDSGVKVLFAGLESPHCRLETLGLRGCRLSEISCSSLASALKSNSSHLRELDLNYNKLQDSGVKELCGFLESPHCRLETLRLMSCSLSDISCSSLASVLKSNSSHLRELDLNLNGLQNSDLKKLKSFLSEAQRAETDREREESANQTSQKLDDVT, via the exons ATGGAGGAACA tgttggagcttcacctctcagaccagagaagatgagtgatctggaggaagatgaggacagaacagagtctccagtgtccagctgtgtgtccatgaaTAGTGACCGGTCCAAAGGTCGTATGCCAAACTTCAGTGGtgaacctggaccctcacacTCTGA ACAAAgatcagagtctccagtgtccagctgtgtgtccatgaaGAGTGACCGGTCCAAAGGTCGTCCTCCAAACTTCAGTCGtgaacctggaccctcacacTCTGA agagaagaggagtcatGTTTCTGAGGAGAAGCTGCCGTCCTGCTGTGCTTCTTGTCAGGACGTCCTGAAGGATCCAGTCTCCACCAGCTGTGGACACTGGCTCTGCAGACGCTGCATCACCTCATACTGGGACCAGTCGGGTTCACCAGGAGAGTCCTCCTGTCCCCAGTGTGGAAAAAGATCCAGAACAGGACCTGGAGctcagacagcaggtcagagCAGCTCTCTGCAGA ATCGTGGTCTTCAGCAGGTTCTAGATGAACATAAGAtcagtctgaggaggagatgtgaacgtgtgactgaaggaagtgatgacagaggaagtgaaacccTCCTCAACAGGATCTTCACTGAGCTCTAcatcacagagggacagagtgaagaggtcAATACCCAACATGAGGTGAGGCAGCTGGAGACGACTTCCAAGAAGAAGACCCTCCATGAAACTCCCATCAAGTGCCACGACATCTTTAAAGACGGACCCGACCAGCAGAGACGCATCAGAGTCGTCCTGACGAACGGCGTCGCTGGCGTTGGAAAAAGCTTCTCAGTGCAGAAGTTCACTCTGGACTGGGCCGAGGGTTTGGAAAACCAAGACGTCAGTCTGCTGATTCTGCTTTCGTTCAGGGAGCTGAACCTGATGAAAGACCAGCAGCACAGTCTTCTCACGCTGCTCCATGCTTTCCATCCAACATTACAgaaggtcacagaggagaagctcgctgtctgtagactgttgttcatctttgacGGCCTGGATGAAAGCAGACGTTCTCTGGATTTCAACCACAGGGaggttgtgtctgatgtcacacagaggTCATCAGTCAACGTGCTGCTGACGAACCTCATCCAGGGGAATCTGCTTCCCTCCGCTCTTGTCTGGATAACTTCTCGACCTTCTGCGGCCAATCAGATCCCTCCAACTTGTGTTGACAGGGTAACAGAAGTACGAGGCTTCACCGACGCCCAGAGGGAGGAGTACTTCAGGAGAAggttcagtgatgaagagctgtCCAGCAGAATCATCTCACACGTGAAGACGTCCAGGAGCCTCCACATCATGTGTCAAATCCCAGTCTTCTGCTGGATCAGTGCTACAGTTCTGGAGCACATGttgaccacagaccagagagaagagctgcccaagaccctgactgacctgtactcacacttcctgctggttcagacaaggaggaagaaagacaagtATCATGAAGGACGTGAGACGAGTCCACAGGAGCTGACGGAGGCTGAAATGGAAGTTCTCCTGAAGCTGGGGAGGCTGGCGTTTGAACatctgcagacaggaaacatcatgTTCTACCAAGAAGACCTGGAGCACTGTGGTCTTGACGTCACAGAGGCCTCGGTGTACTCAGGAGTTTGTACTGAGATTTTcagaagagagtgtgtgatCTTCCAGAAAACCGTCTACTGCTTTGTTCATCTGAGCGTTCAGGAGTTCCTGGCTGCAGTCTACATGTTCCACTGTtacaccaacaaacacagaaaagtaGTCAACGACTTCCTGGTAAAAAATTGGAACAACACACGTGACTCTCCTATGGAAGACTTTCTAAAGACGACCATGAAGAAATCCCTTGAAAGTCAAAATGGCCACCTGGATCTGTTTGTTCGCTTCCTTCATGGCCTCTGTCTGGAGTCCAACCAGAGACTCTTAAGCGGCCTGATGGGTCAGAGAGAAAACGATCCAAAGATCATCCAGAGAGTCATCAACAACCTGAAGAAGATGAACAGTGATAAAATCTCTCCTGACAGAAGCATCAACATCTTCCACTGTCTGATGGAGATGAACGACCTCTCAGTACATCAGGAGATCCAAGAGTTCCTGAAGtcagagaacagatcagagaagAAACTCTCTGAGatccactgctctgctctggcctACATGCTGCAGATGTCAGAGGAGGTTCTGGATGAGTTGGATCTGAAGAAGTACAACGCGTCAGATAAGGGACGACAGAGACTGATCCCAGCTGTGAGGAACTGCAGAAAGGCTCG acttactgACTGTCGACTCTCAAAGACTCACTGTGAAGTcgtggcctcagctctgaagtccgacccctcccacctgagagaacTGGACCTGAGTGGAAACTTCTCCCTgaaggattcaggagtgaaggttCTGTTTGCTGGACTGGAGAGTCCACATTGTAGACTGGAGACTCTGGG gttgaggggctgcaggttgtcagagatcagctgttcttctctggcctcagctctgaagtccaactcctcccacctgagagaactggacctgaactacaacaagctgcaggattcaggagtgaaggagctgtgtggttttctggagagtccacactgtcgactggagactctgag GTTGatgagctgcagtttgtcagatatcagctgttcttctctggcctcagttctgaagtccaactcctcccacctgagagaacTGGACCTGAACCTTAACGGGCTGCAGAATTCAGACCTGAAGAAGCTGAAGAGTTTCCTCAGTGAagctcagagagcagagacagacagagagagagaagagtcggCCAATCAGACGAGCCAGAAGCTCGATGACGTCACATGA
- the LOC118308749 gene encoding protein NLRC3-like isoform X35 → MEEHVGASPLRPEKMSDLEEDEDRTESPVSSCVSMNSDRSKGRMPNFSGEPGPSHSEQRSESPVSSCVSMKSDRSKGRPPNFSREPGPSHSEEKRSHVSEEKLPSCCASCQDVLKDPVSTSCGHWLCRRCITSYWDQSGSPGESSCPQCGKRSRTGPGAQTAGQSSSLQTDRGLQQVLDEHKISLRRRCERVTEGSDDRGSETLLNRIFTELYITEGQSEEVNTQHEVRQLETTSKKKTLHETPIKCHDIFKDGPDQQRRIRVVLTNGVAGVGKSFSVQKFTLDWAEGLENQDVSLLILLSFRELNLMKDQQHSLLTLLHAFHPTLQKVTEEKLAVCRLLFIFDGLDESRRSLDFNHREVVSDVTQRSSVNVLLTNLIQGNLLPSALVWITSRPSAANQIPPTCVDRVTEVRGFTDAQREEYFRRRFSDEELSSRIISHVKTSRSLHIMCQIPVFCWISATVLEHMLTTDQREELPKTLTDLYSHFLLVQTRRKKDKYHEGRETSPQELTEAEMEVLLKLGRLAFEHLQTGNIMFYQEDLEHCGLDVTEASVYSGVCTEIFRRECVIFQKTVYCFVHLSVQEFLAAVYMFHCYTNKHRKVVNDFLVKNWNNTRDSPMEDFLKTTMKKSLESQNGHLDLFVRFLHGLCLESNQRLLSGLMGQRENDPKIIQRVINNLKKMNSDKISPDRSINIFHCLMEMNDLSVHQEIQEFLKSENRSEKKLSEIHCSALAYMLQMSEEVLDELDLKKYNASDKGRQRLIPAVRNCRKARLTDCRLSKTHCEVVASALKSDPSHLRELDLSGNFSLKDSGVKVLFAGLESPHCRLETLGLMNCRFSEISCSSLASALKSDPSHLRELDLRGNYLKDSGVKVLSAGLESPHCRLETLGDQSADELDSGSDQLNTGSE, encoded by the exons ATGGAGGAACA tgttggagcttcacctctcagaccagagaagatgagtgatctggaggaagatgaggacagaacagagtctccagtgtccagctgtgtgtccatgaaTAGTGACCGGTCCAAAGGTCGTATGCCAAACTTCAGTGGtgaacctggaccctcacacTCTGA ACAAAgatcagagtctccagtgtccagctgtgtgtccatgaaGAGTGACCGGTCCAAAGGTCGTCCTCCAAACTTCAGTCGtgaacctggaccctcacacTCTGA agagaagaggagtcatGTTTCTGAGGAGAAGCTGCCGTCCTGCTGTGCTTCTTGTCAGGACGTCCTGAAGGATCCAGTCTCCACCAGCTGTGGACACTGGCTCTGCAGACGCTGCATCACCTCATACTGGGACCAGTCGGGTTCACCAGGAGAGTCCTCCTGTCCCCAGTGTGGAAAAAGATCCAGAACAGGACCTGGAGctcagacagcaggtcagagCAGCTCTCTGCAGA CAGATCGTGGTCTTCAGCAGGTTCTAGATGAACATAAGAtcagtctgaggaggagatgtgaacgtgtgactgaaggaagtgatgacagaggaagtgaaacccTCCTCAACAGGATCTTCACTGAGCTCTAcatcacagagggacagagtgaagaggtcAATACCCAACATGAGGTGAGGCAGCTGGAGACGACTTCCAAGAAGAAGACCCTCCATGAAACTCCCATCAAGTGCCACGACATCTTTAAAGACGGACCCGACCAGCAGAGACGCATCAGAGTCGTCCTGACGAACGGCGTCGCTGGCGTTGGAAAAAGCTTCTCAGTGCAGAAGTTCACTCTGGACTGGGCCGAGGGTTTGGAAAACCAAGACGTCAGTCTGCTGATTCTGCTTTCGTTCAGGGAGCTGAACCTGATGAAAGACCAGCAGCACAGTCTTCTCACGCTGCTCCATGCTTTCCATCCAACATTACAgaaggtcacagaggagaagctcgctgtctgtagactgttgttcatctttgacGGCCTGGATGAAAGCAGACGTTCTCTGGATTTCAACCACAGGGaggttgtgtctgatgtcacacagaggTCATCAGTCAACGTGCTGCTGACGAACCTCATCCAGGGGAATCTGCTTCCCTCCGCTCTTGTCTGGATAACTTCTCGACCTTCTGCGGCCAATCAGATCCCTCCAACTTGTGTTGACAGGGTAACAGAAGTACGAGGCTTCACCGACGCCCAGAGGGAGGAGTACTTCAGGAGAAggttcagtgatgaagagctgtCCAGCAGAATCATCTCACACGTGAAGACGTCCAGGAGCCTCCACATCATGTGTCAAATCCCAGTCTTCTGCTGGATCAGTGCTACAGTTCTGGAGCACATGttgaccacagaccagagagaagagctgcccaagaccctgactgacctgtactcacacttcctgctggttcagacaaggaggaagaaagacaagtATCATGAAGGACGTGAGACGAGTCCACAGGAGCTGACGGAGGCTGAAATGGAAGTTCTCCTGAAGCTGGGGAGGCTGGCGTTTGAACatctgcagacaggaaacatcatgTTCTACCAAGAAGACCTGGAGCACTGTGGTCTTGACGTCACAGAGGCCTCGGTGTACTCAGGAGTTTGTACTGAGATTTTcagaagagagtgtgtgatCTTCCAGAAAACCGTCTACTGCTTTGTTCATCTGAGCGTTCAGGAGTTCCTGGCTGCAGTCTACATGTTCCACTGTtacaccaacaaacacagaaaagtaGTCAACGACTTCCTGGTAAAAAATTGGAACAACACACGTGACTCTCCTATGGAAGACTTTCTAAAGACGACCATGAAGAAATCCCTTGAAAGTCAAAATGGCCACCTGGATCTGTTTGTTCGCTTCCTTCATGGCCTCTGTCTGGAGTCCAACCAGAGACTCTTAAGCGGCCTGATGGGTCAGAGAGAAAACGATCCAAAGATCATCCAGAGAGTCATCAACAACCTGAAGAAGATGAACAGTGATAAAATCTCTCCTGACAGAAGCATCAACATCTTCCACTGTCTGATGGAGATGAACGACCTCTCAGTACATCAGGAGATCCAAGAGTTCCTGAAGtcagagaacagatcagagaagAAACTCTCTGAGatccactgctctgctctggcctACATGCTGCAGATGTCAGAGGAGGTTCTGGATGAGTTGGATCTGAAGAAGTACAACGCGTCAGATAAGGGACGACAGAGACTGATCCCAGCTGTGAGGAACTGCAGAAAGGCTCG acttactgACTGTCGACTCTCAAAGACTCACTGTGAAGTcgtggcctcagctctgaagtccgacccctcccacctgagagaacTGGACCTGAGTGGAAACTTCTCCCTgaaggattcaggagtgaaggttCTGTTTGCTGGACTGGAGAGTCCACATTGTAGACTGGAGACTCTGGG gttgatgAACTGCAGGTtttcagagatcagctgttcttctctggcctcagctctgaagtccgacccctcccacctgagagaacTGGATCTGAGGGGAAACTACCTgaaggattcaggagtgaaggttctgtctgctggactggagagtccacattgtagactggagactctggg GGACCAATCAGCAGACGAGCTCGACAGTGGCTCAGATCAactaaacacaggaagtgaatga
- the LOC118308749 gene encoding protein NLRC3-like isoform X40 has protein sequence MEEHVGASPLRPEKMSDLEEDEDRTESPVSSCVSMNSDRSKGRMPNFSGEPGPSHSEQRSESPVSSCVSMKSDRSKGRPPNFSREPGPSHSEEKRSHVSEEKLPSCCASCQDVLKDPVSTSCGHWLCRRCITSYWDQSGSPGESSCPQCGKRSRTGPGAQTAGQSSSLQTDRGLQQVLDEHKISLRRRCERVTEGSDDRGSETLLNRIFTELYITEGQSEEVNTQHEVRQLETTSKKKTLHETPIKCHDIFKDGPDQQRRIRVVLTNGVAGVGKSFSVQKFTLDWAEGLENQDVSLLILLSFRELNLMKDQQHSLLTLLHAFHPTLQKVTEEKLAVCRLLFIFDGLDESRRSLDFNHREVVSDVTQRSSVNVLLTNLIQGNLLPSALVWITSRPSAANQIPPTCVDRVTEVRGFTDAQREEYFRRRFSDEELSSRIISHVKTSRSLHIMCQIPVFCWISATVLEHMLTTDQREELPKTLTDLYSHFLLVQTRRKKDKYHEGRETSPQELTEAEMEVLLKLGRLAFEHLQTGNIMFYQEDLEHCGLDVTEASVYSGVCTEIFRRECVIFQKTVYCFVHLSVQEFLAAVYMFHCYTNKHRKVVNDFLVKNWNNTRDSPMEDFLKTTMKKSLESQNGHLDLFVRFLHGLCLESNQRLLSGLMGQRENDPKIIQRVINNLKKMNSDKISPDRSINIFHCLMEMNDLSVHQEIQEFLKSENRSEKKLSEIHCSALAYMLQMSEEVLDELDLKKYNASDKGRQRLIPAVRNCRKARLTDCRLSKTHCEVVASALKSDPSHLRELDLSGNFSLKDSGVKVLFAGLESPHCRLETLGDQSADELDSGSDQLNTGSE, from the exons ATGGAGGAACA tgttggagcttcacctctcagaccagagaagatgagtgatctggaggaagatgaggacagaacagagtctccagtgtccagctgtgtgtccatgaaTAGTGACCGGTCCAAAGGTCGTATGCCAAACTTCAGTGGtgaacctggaccctcacacTCTGA ACAAAgatcagagtctccagtgtccagctgtgtgtccatgaaGAGTGACCGGTCCAAAGGTCGTCCTCCAAACTTCAGTCGtgaacctggaccctcacacTCTGA agagaagaggagtcatGTTTCTGAGGAGAAGCTGCCGTCCTGCTGTGCTTCTTGTCAGGACGTCCTGAAGGATCCAGTCTCCACCAGCTGTGGACACTGGCTCTGCAGACGCTGCATCACCTCATACTGGGACCAGTCGGGTTCACCAGGAGAGTCCTCCTGTCCCCAGTGTGGAAAAAGATCCAGAACAGGACCTGGAGctcagacagcaggtcagagCAGCTCTCTGCAGA CAGATCGTGGTCTTCAGCAGGTTCTAGATGAACATAAGAtcagtctgaggaggagatgtgaacgtgtgactgaaggaagtgatgacagaggaagtgaaacccTCCTCAACAGGATCTTCACTGAGCTCTAcatcacagagggacagagtgaagaggtcAATACCCAACATGAGGTGAGGCAGCTGGAGACGACTTCCAAGAAGAAGACCCTCCATGAAACTCCCATCAAGTGCCACGACATCTTTAAAGACGGACCCGACCAGCAGAGACGCATCAGAGTCGTCCTGACGAACGGCGTCGCTGGCGTTGGAAAAAGCTTCTCAGTGCAGAAGTTCACTCTGGACTGGGCCGAGGGTTTGGAAAACCAAGACGTCAGTCTGCTGATTCTGCTTTCGTTCAGGGAGCTGAACCTGATGAAAGACCAGCAGCACAGTCTTCTCACGCTGCTCCATGCTTTCCATCCAACATTACAgaaggtcacagaggagaagctcgctgtctgtagactgttgttcatctttgacGGCCTGGATGAAAGCAGACGTTCTCTGGATTTCAACCACAGGGaggttgtgtctgatgtcacacagaggTCATCAGTCAACGTGCTGCTGACGAACCTCATCCAGGGGAATCTGCTTCCCTCCGCTCTTGTCTGGATAACTTCTCGACCTTCTGCGGCCAATCAGATCCCTCCAACTTGTGTTGACAGGGTAACAGAAGTACGAGGCTTCACCGACGCCCAGAGGGAGGAGTACTTCAGGAGAAggttcagtgatgaagagctgtCCAGCAGAATCATCTCACACGTGAAGACGTCCAGGAGCCTCCACATCATGTGTCAAATCCCAGTCTTCTGCTGGATCAGTGCTACAGTTCTGGAGCACATGttgaccacagaccagagagaagagctgcccaagaccctgactgacctgtactcacacttcctgctggttcagacaaggaggaagaaagacaagtATCATGAAGGACGTGAGACGAGTCCACAGGAGCTGACGGAGGCTGAAATGGAAGTTCTCCTGAAGCTGGGGAGGCTGGCGTTTGAACatctgcagacaggaaacatcatgTTCTACCAAGAAGACCTGGAGCACTGTGGTCTTGACGTCACAGAGGCCTCGGTGTACTCAGGAGTTTGTACTGAGATTTTcagaagagagtgtgtgatCTTCCAGAAAACCGTCTACTGCTTTGTTCATCTGAGCGTTCAGGAGTTCCTGGCTGCAGTCTACATGTTCCACTGTtacaccaacaaacacagaaaagtaGTCAACGACTTCCTGGTAAAAAATTGGAACAACACACGTGACTCTCCTATGGAAGACTTTCTAAAGACGACCATGAAGAAATCCCTTGAAAGTCAAAATGGCCACCTGGATCTGTTTGTTCGCTTCCTTCATGGCCTCTGTCTGGAGTCCAACCAGAGACTCTTAAGCGGCCTGATGGGTCAGAGAGAAAACGATCCAAAGATCATCCAGAGAGTCATCAACAACCTGAAGAAGATGAACAGTGATAAAATCTCTCCTGACAGAAGCATCAACATCTTCCACTGTCTGATGGAGATGAACGACCTCTCAGTACATCAGGAGATCCAAGAGTTCCTGAAGtcagagaacagatcagagaagAAACTCTCTGAGatccactgctctgctctggcctACATGCTGCAGATGTCAGAGGAGGTTCTGGATGAGTTGGATCTGAAGAAGTACAACGCGTCAGATAAGGGACGACAGAGACTGATCCCAGCTGTGAGGAACTGCAGAAAGGCTCG acttactgACTGTCGACTCTCAAAGACTCACTGTGAAGTcgtggcctcagctctgaagtccgacccctcccacctgagagaacTGGACCTGAGTGGAAACTTCTCCCTgaaggattcaggagtgaaggttCTGTTTGCTGGACTGGAGAGTCCACATTGTAGACTGGAGACTCTGGG GGACCAATCAGCAGACGAGCTCGACAGTGGCTCAGATCAactaaacacaggaagtgaatga